Part of the Aquarana catesbeiana isolate 2022-GZ linkage group LG06, ASM4218655v1, whole genome shotgun sequence genome is shown below.
ctgagccagctgtcggtcAGGAATCTAGGTGAATCCCGACATTAGAGTCGGGATCTCTTTAGAGTCTGGACCGGCTGACTGACAACAGTATACTGAATACGGGTCACAGAACCTAAATGCACTCTTGTGAtttacaggagaagtagggccaaaagagctttgcccAACTTTTATTCAATTGTGTGCTTATTGTCATCTTTGCATCTCCTTGTTTTTTTGCTTTTCGTGTTGATTACTGTAGAAAACAGAGTTTTACCTGGATTGGCTGAAAAGAGTTATTCATTTTATAGCCTTTAAACCAATTCATGTATATGTATTTCAAATGAATATTTAGCAGTTCTGCTTGtctctttgtccccccccccctcctctacacgcttcattctgctgcttttcacATTGTCGCTGTTTGTAGTCGCAGTCATGTGACTGTCTGCTCTTTTATATTTTCCACAGATTTGCCCAGCCTGTACACTCCACTATGGCCCCCTTCCCTGCTCTGCCCCCCGTTCCTCCTCCCGCTGCCCCCTACTTCCTCGGCTCTTGGACTCCATCACCGGGCAGGTTTAGTCATCCCCACCCCGGACTTCCTCCCCAGTTCTTTCAGCAGCAAGTGTGTGTTTCACCCTGGTACCTGTCCCCGCAGATTACCTCCAGAGGACTCTGAATCTAAGAGTGTGGAGGAAGCCTAAGCGCAGAACGATGGACGTATGATGGAATCTGGCAGAGCCCCCTCTGGAGCTGTGAAAACTCTGCTGGGTTAGCAGGACTTGCAACACAGCACCCTGCTGGAGTGATTAGTGGACCTGCCGCACAGCACTCTCCTGGAGTGATTAGTGGGCCTGCCGCACAGCACTCTCCTGGAGTGATTAGTGGACCTGCCGCACAGCACTCTCCTGGCTTAATTAGTGGACCTGCTGCACAGCACCCTGCTGGAGTGATTAGTGGGCCTGCTGCACAGCACCCTGCTGGAGTGATTAGTGGGCCTGCCGCACAGCACGCTGCTGGAGTGATTAGTGGACCTGCCGCACAGCACCCTGCCGGAGTGATTAGTGGGCCTGCCGCACAGCACCCTGCCGGAGTGATTAGTGGGCCTGGTGCACAGCACCCTGCTGGAGTGATTAGTGGACCTGCCGCACAGCACCCTGCTGGAGTGATTAGTGGACCTGCCGCACAGCACCCTGCTGGAGTGATTAGTGGggcttggggttttttttgctgaaGAAAGCTGCTAATTGGTGCGCAGACATGGGATTATGCACCCTTGCAATCCCAGAATCCTTCCGGTTTTCAAAATGGTCTTTACTGAGAAGCCTTCGCTGAGAATAGAACTTCTCCTGAGTCAGGAAGCATGAAACCCAGAGACAGGCAGGCAGGATAGCTTCGtcaggtcagcaatggcaaccctTGTACTTCACTCAATGTAGGGGCTGCTTACTTATTGGTGGAATTCAGGGGTTGTAGGGTGAGATCTCCCTAACATAATTCCTGATTGTTttcgtttatttttttgttttgtgtgttacATTGtccatatttttaaatatataaagggatggtgggggccccttataatgggcacagcagatggacagacccaggaactccacccagggatggtgggaacctgtTTCAGTAGgcacaggaggtgtacagacctggaactCAGCTgaaggatggtgggaactccttaaACCAGGGTATAGCATGGGTGCAGActcgggaactcagtacagggatggtgggaacccctcataatgggcacagcaggtatacagacccaggaactcagcacagagatctaaAACTAGAGCCCCTGAAAGATAGAAGCCTGATTGGTGGCTCAGGGGGATAATTCAGTCAGTACTTGACCTAAAGGGACGTCCTGTTCGCAGGTTGTCAGGAAGTGACCGCAGCCACACAGGAGGCCAAAACTGTCACTTTATTGGAAAACTAGAAGCAATTTATTGATAAAGCTCCATATTTACAAAACACAAGCAGTAGCAGCATTGTGTCCTTCAGCATCGATGTTGTTGctgctcttcttcttctgctgctgcAGGCTCTTGAGTTTCCGGGTCCCGggccctctgccccccttcatatTTCTGTAGAAAGCGGTGCAGTTTGGAGGGGTAATCTGTCATAATGCCGGTGACCCCGTAATCAAAGGCTCGCTGGAAATCTGACTCCTGGTTCAATACCCAGAGGTAGACCTGTAGAGATGGGAGAGAGATTATTATATTGACTGTCTGCATTGCCCACAGCAACCAATCCTTCTTTAGTcagtctgacttgctgcagcttctaatgcacattgtgagaagctcacagtgtgcagtgaaatcagagtaagtcatttcagtccaggagaggagccggtacaactgtacaagactgaagggaagaccGGATGTcagatttcattttatttttttcctcgtATTGCCCCTCCCCCCGGGATGACGGCTCTGTGCACACACCTGTACCAGCTCAATGTTCATGTTCTGTGCAGACGCTTCCCACGCAGGCCTTGGATGACCAGTAATAATTGACTAGAATACTCCATTCCTCAACGATCGCTTCCTTCCTCTGACACGGGTCGGGTCTGCCATAGATATGCAGGCATTTCCAAAGCCACCCATTATCAGCTTTGGTCTTGTGTCTAGGGGTAGCCCaacatttataaatgttttcacacctGAATTGAATAGGAAAATGGGTGAAAACTTTTATAAATGGGCCCCTTGGTGTCCTCCTCGCCTTACCTGAATGCCCCGGGCCTGTAGGTGCTTGAAGAGACTTTTCCTCATCATTAATCTGCAAAAGAGGCAAACATGGATCTCTCATTACTTCATCGTAGTACACATTACTACACGTAGTACTACTACAACTGTAGATGTTCTTTAACCAAGTACACAAGTAGAATAGAGGGAAGGGTGGCTGACTGCTGTCCATGACTGTAGCTGAATGGAGATCCAACCAACCCTTTTAGGCAGAGGTCTCTAAACTGCGGCCCTTTTCTTGctcttatccggcccttggggcactatttccttcactgacaccaacaaaggggcacaattcctcccaatgataccaacaatggggtgcaaTCAGACCAATGATGGctcacaattcctaccaatgatgggtcatagttcctcccaattataccaacaatggggtgcaatgacaccaatgatggggcagaattccttccaatgacaccaacattggggcagaattcttttcattgacaccaatgatcggggcacagttcctcccaattatAACAATGGGgtgcaatgacaccaatgatggagcacaattcctcccaatgacattaatggccacaattcctcccaatgacaccaacagaggggcacaattcctaccaatgacaccaacgatggggcacagttcccaaTCATACAAACAatcgggcactattcttcccaatgtcaccaataatggggcacaattcctcccaatgacacagctgatggggcactattcttcccaatgacaccaacaatggggcccaatgacaccaatgatagggcacaattccatTTAATGACAcaaccgatggggcactattcttcccaatgacaccaacaatggggcacagttcccaatgatacaaacaatggggcactattcttcccaatgtcaccaataatggggcacaattcctcccaatgacacaaccgatggggcactattcttcccaatgacaccaatgatagggcacaattccatTTAATGACACAaccgatggggcgctattctttccaatgacaccaacaatagggcacagttcccaatgatacaaacaatggggcactatccttcccaatgtcaccaataatggggcacaattcctcccaatgacacaaccgatggggcactattcttcccaacgacaccaacgatggggcccaatgaccccaatgatAGGTCACAATTCCATTTAATGACACAaaccatggggcacaattcctctcattgacaccaaagatggggcatagtTTACTCCAActaatgctgggacattttctactcctgaaGACCGCAGTCCGGCccccccccaaaagtctgaaggacagtaaactgccctTTATTTAAAAAGTTGGGAGACCTCTGCTTTAAAGGTTTCACATGACAGGACAGGCAGACCCAACCGGGCTGAGGCCTGGGGGCCCCCCCCAGCTGACGGGGCCTGGGTCCAGTAGGGGCGTACCCGTCTGTACCTCCCGTATTGCCATCCCTGTCCATAACCAATAAATCTACAGATACAAAATCATTGAGAGAGCAAGCAAAGATTTTATGCTTATGCTACTTCAACCCGGGCGATATTTTGATGCGTTTCCGAGGATATTTCTTGGTTTGAATGGAAATGGAATAAAGTTGTCAGTTTGTAAAAGTCTGATTGTGTTCAATGTAATTGGATCGTGTGTGGTAGAACTGactcatttctctttatttatTTGATCTTTCAAAGcacgcaagcaaaaaaaaaaaaaaaaaaaaagaatgcaaaacGAATCTATTTGATCACGATTTAGAATAAACTGAAAAATAAGCAGCAAATTTGtatagctaaaaaaataaaataaataaaagccctcAAATGTGATCCGTATTTCCTATTACATTTGAAAGGTCGATGCAGAGTTGGTTGTGTGTGATCGGTGTTATCGTTCGTTATAAGGTTTGTCTTACCcgtgtgtatatatgtacagtatacaatCATCTGCTCTGTACagaccaataaatatatattttctaaaactgTGTTTTATTCCTTTACTGGCTTAGCGATCAAAGGCAATCTATTTTAAAGGTTTTCACATATTTTTCTAATTGATCACAACGCTCCAGGCAAACACATCCACCGCGGCCTGCCGCAAGTGCAGGGGCTTCCCGGGATCTGCATTCTGCCCTCCTGGCATACAAATACATAAGGCAAACACTACgctgtatttttaaaattttttttttgctaaattgcaACAAGCTTTATTGATGCCAGATTAGGTGAGACAGACTCTTTCTTTCCTGTCAGATGTGATTTTGCTTTTGATGCATTTCATCTAGTGGGCTTAACCATAGAGAGTCAGCAAAGGGATCTTATAGGTGACCTCCTATGGGTAAACCCATTGGATCAATTGCAGCAGAGGGTGCCCTCTACTGACGCATTTCACCCAATGGGCTTAAAATGGACGTCGGGACTCATAATATCTAAACTTAGACCTATTCTAAGTCCTATCCTAACTATACTGTAAAGTAAAGATGTTTCTAGTTTCTACTTATCTATACTGAAGGTACTCCGGTCCAGTCACTTGATTTTCCCAGAGGCCGGCTTCAGTGAAGAGAAGAGATCGCCGACAATGGCTGCAGTGCCtgtgtggtgacatcacccatagacttactatggggcatctgttgtctgctgtccctcctctcccatgAAGCCCGCACTGGGATACAATCATTTAACTGGACTGGAGCGCCCTGAGATTAAGTAAGTACAAACATCTTTCTATTAcaacagcggtctccaaactgcggccctttgcttgcctttatccggccctagggcactattctatccactgacaccaagatggggcactattcctcctactgacatgaGCAttagggcactattccatccactgacaccaagatggggcactattcctcctactgacatgagcaatagggcactattccttccgttgacaccaatgatggggcagaattccttccaatgaagccaacaatggggcagaattccttccaatgaagccaacaatggggcagaattccttccaatgaagccaacaatggggcagaattccttccaatgAAACCAACAATAGGGCAGAATTCTTTTCATTGAcatcaattatggggcactattcctcccactgacaccacagatagggtattgtttactcccactgaacgccaggacattttctactcccactggccctagtctcgcccccctaaagtctgaagaacaacaAACTGGCCccttagtttggagacccctgctttacaggatAGTTACAATTGGGCTTAGAATAGGGGTGGGAGAAGGTTTAAGCTGAGATAGTATTTTCCTGGACTTCTGCATTAAACATAGGAGGTGATTAAGTCCATCAATTCCCTCCTACGAGGTGTACGGCTTTTTGATAGCGACAAACATAATTATGTGAAAGAAGGATTGTGCAGATAAAGCAGAAGCATACTGGAGGCTGTGTTAAGACACAGAAGGAGGCGCACAGGGTCCACTGGAGTCAGTAGATGACATGGGATGCTCTGGGGGTcataggtagggttgccacctcatccctttaaactcgaatACACATTAatgacacaggttctgtggttgattaaggtggtaattaaactcacttggtgccttatctgcattaaattagccccagaacctttgtaattcataagtgttcgggtttaaagggatgaggtggcaaccctagtcatagGACATATGAGACATTGCATAGTACTGGATATTTAGGGGAGTCACAGGTTACACAGGAGTCACTGTATAACACTGGATGCAAAGAGGTGTCACTGAATCATGGGGTGCACAGGAGTCACTGGATCACATTGGATACTCAGGGCTGTCGCACAGTCATGGGGCAAACAGGAGTCCCTGGAATAAAGTTGGACGGTCAAAGGTGTCACAGAGTCACAGGATAACAATGGATAATCAGGGGTGTCACGGAGTCATGGGGCACAGAGGAGTCACTGGATAACACTGGATGCAAAGAGTTGTCTTAGAATCATTGGGGGGGGGACAGCTGCACAGGAGTCCCTGGATGACATTGGATACAGAGTCATGTGACACACGTGAATCATTGAATGATCACATTTAGATGCTCAAGGGTCTCATGGAGTCATTGGGGCACACAGGTGTCAACAGgaatggtgcaaggatttttgacaccctagacgaaacctcattCTGCCCcctcctggctccacccctgactccaccccttttcCTTGCcaatgtaaaccccacctttttaatgaagcgtccatcaaatgcagcccaccagcgcccatcaatgcagccttaccaacgcccatcaatgcagcctcaccagcacccatcaatgcagcctcaccagcgcccatcaaacgcagcctcaccagcgcccatcaaacacagcctcaccagtgcccatcaatgcagcctcaccaatgcccataaaATGTagcatcaccagcgcccatcaatgcagcctcaccagcgcccatcaaatgcagcttaccagcgcccatcaatgcagcttaccagcgcccatcaatgcagcctcaccagtgcccatcaatgcagtctcaccagcgcccatcaaatgcagcctcaccagcgcccatcaaacacagcctcaccagtgcccatcattgcagcctcaccaacgcccataaaatttagcctcaccagcgcccatcaatgtagcctcaccagcgcccatcaaatgcagcctaccagcgcccatcaatgcagcctcaccagttcccatcaatgcagcctcactagcgcccatcaaacgcagccttaccagcgcccatcaatgcagcctcatcagcgcccagcaaattcagcctcaccagtgcccatcaatgtagcctcaccaacgcccatcaactgtagcctcaccagcgcccatcaaacgcagcctcatcagtgcccatcaatgcagcctcaccagtgcccatcaatgcagcctcatcaacgcctatcaaatgtagcctcaccagcgctcatcaatgcagcctcaccagtgcccatcaaatgtagcctcaccatggccatcaatgaatgtttgcttgcattCGTTCATTCCAGAGTCAGGACACAGACCTGCTGATAGTTGCTTGCTGCAAAGAGAAGAGAGTAGAAACCCCcatggctgggcgccctaggcagcagggtgccctaggcggctgcctagtttgcctagtggtggcATCGGCCCTTGGTGTCAATGGATAACACTTGGATGCTCAGGGATGTACTGAGCCCACTAGGAGTCATGGGGTACTCAGAGGCTGGATTGGAGGGCCAAGGAGGTATGAGGAAACAGGCGCCTGTGGCAAGGTTTAGCTGTAGCATGTTAACGCAAAGCCTCGCAATTTCAGGTGGCGCCAATCAGAAAAACAGTTTTCTGAGTGGCAGCAGCGCAGGCAGTGCTGGCAATTGCATGCTGAAGAGGAGACCAGGTGCTGGATTCCCAGAGAGGTGAGTGTGACAGTTGGGATGTTAAATTTGCCATTTTTAAACCCACAAAAAATTTTTATGAGCTAAAAAGTCAGCACACTCACATTAGCACCATGCGGGGGTAGTAAGTGAGCTATCATGGGGAGGAAGGGACAGCTGATTAAACTGTATGGCCCAGAGTCTGTGGGCATCTGACcaccacacctatatgagcttgttggacattttCTTTCAAGTTCCCCATCCCTACCCTTTTGGTATAACATCTCTTGACACTCTGgaagcctccactcttctgggaaggctttccacaagattttggaatgtGTCGGTGGGAACATTTGTAAAGGTCAGGGTACTGATGTTGGACCTGAGTCGCATTGCATTGctattcgtcccaaaggtgttcagtagggttgaggatgGGGCTCAGGCCTTCTGAACCGCtagagttccttcacaccaaactgatcagaccatgtctttatggagctggctttgtgcaccaGAATTCAACAATTCGGAGGCGGCAGGGAGTCCACATACTGTCCATACAGAGTACATGTCAGGTATTGTATACTAAGTTGATTACACAGCGTGCACTTACTTGTCCTGCAGACGGACCAGAAACCGGTTCCTCATGAGCTGATTGTGGGGGAAATACGTCCTGTGATGAGACAAGTGTTAGTACCGAGACCTGTTTATCCTGTTAATACAACACAATGGTCTGAATCTAGCCAGGGGAAAGTGAGATGGCCCAGTGCTGGTGTTCATCACCGTCAGGTATTTGCCAATGGACAGGAAACCCCCATACCCAGGGAATGGACCACGAGAGATGATAGCTCAGACTGACCTGTTTATAATGGACGGCATGTAGGTTTCCACCACGGACTCTGGCAACGGCACGAAGGGAAGGAGGCCAGTATAGTAGAGGACAAGGAGGATGATCCCTCGACGGGGTGTGAACATGAAAGGCATGTCGGAGTTCTGGAGACGGAAAGACCAGGATGAGACAAGGAGGACAggagataaggggggggggagcgCAAATAAAATTGGGAATAGTCAGGGGGGTGGGGATTGTGGGCACGGTTCTGTTTGGTGTTTTTTCACCAAACCTAAGAAGCCCGGTATAGTAATCCGTGGTCACATCCCGTCCAATTATTGGCCAGGGATTACATAGAAGTGTTTTGGGTGGATGTGGGGAGGTGAaggttgggggtggggggtctgttTAGTAGTTTTTCTTGGGACGTTTCTTTACCTCCTGCCGACATTTCTTCATGACTGGATCGCTGGTACTGGCCCAGATTGTCCTTTCTGTCCTCTGGTACTTCTTCACCAGGTCTGACACCTACAGGAGCACAGTATAGCCGCATTACATATTCTGACCACAGAGTGGCGCAGTGACCACACTAAGGGTCTGTGCGCAGCATTTTACATGCACCTTTTTAGGTGCAATACTTTTTAACTCTATAtaacgtgcattttttttttcaatgcgcaCAAAGGTGTGAACAGAGGCTTAACACTCTTTTTCATTAAGTACCTTTTTAATCAGCTCATCACAGTCTCGCTTTATCTCTATGTTGATGGGTTTCTCGGGGAATCTCTGGAAGACTTCCTCCAGCAGCGGCATTTGACGATCGTGTCCTGATGACATGTGACCTGAAACACACAAACATGTGACTGTCGGCAATACTGGGAAAGGTCATGTGACTTCTCATCAACTGCCATTGAGTCCTAAGTTGTCCTGTATAGTAATCCGGGGACACATCCCATCCAATCATTGAACAGTGATTGGATGGGACAATGCGAAGGGCTTACAGAAAATAAATAGAGACCATCTTTGATCATGACCAGCCCCAAGGTTGGCCAGCAACAGCTATATGATTGGCCAATGGGAGGCGATAAGGAGTGACTGTGACTTATAACcccttatatgtgtgtgtgtgtattgcttACATCGCAGTAGCCATTACACACAATGCACCTCACCCAAGCCCATGGAGCCCAGTATACAATTTCTAGCTCAGTTACCCCTAATGCAATTATACAGtttaaggcagtgatggcgaaccttggcaccccagattgtcagttaaagcgacgcagtgccgtatcgcaaaaaatggcctggtcattaagggggtaaatccttcagtggttaaatatgtgtgcaaaaaaaaaatgaaaagactaAATGAACCCCttaaaccagtgatggcgaaccttggcaccccagatgttttggaactacatttcccatgatgctcaagtacactgcagagtgcatgagcatcatgggaaatgtagttccaaaacatctggggtgccaaggttcgccatcactggtttaaGGGGTTCATTtagtcttttcattttttttttgcacacatatttaaccactgaaggatttacccccttaatgaccaggccattttttgcgatacggcactgcgtcgctttaactgacaattgcgccgttgtgtgacgttgtaccccaaataaaattcatgtcctttttttcccacaaatagagctttcttttggtggtatttgatcacctctgtggttttaattttttgcgctaaaaacaaaaaaagagcgccaattttgaaaaaaagctatatttttttaactttttgatataataaatatccccccccccccccccccaataaaaataaatttctttctcagtttaggccgacatgtattcttctacatatttttggtaaaaaaaaatcacaataagcaaatattgaatttatttgcgcaaaagttatagtgtctacataataggggatagatttatggcatttttattatttttttttttttttactagtaatggtggtgatcagcgatttttagcgggactgcgacattgtggtggacagattgcaaacctaactgacattttttacacttttttgggaaccagtgacattattacagtaatcagtgttaaaaatatgaactgttaatgtactaatgacacaatggcagggaaggggttaacaccagg
Proteins encoded:
- the GDPD3 gene encoding lysophospholipase D GDPD3 — translated: MLPSLYYLVPVLGGYAATSYYLLKNPHILHRKKRLPFNCRHISHRGGAGERIENTIGAFDNATANHTDLLELDCHLTKDGQVVVSHDDNLLRQAGHDVNICDVKYEDLPQYKETLEVTFFPGHMSSGHDRQMPLLEEVFQRFPEKPINIEIKRDCDELIKKVSDLVKKYQRTERTIWASTSDPVMKKCRQENSDMPFMFTPRRGIILLVLYYTGLLPFVPLPESVVETYMPSIINRTYFPHNQLMRNRFLVRLQDKLMMRKSLFKHLQARGIQVYLWVLNQESDFQRAFDYGVTGIMTDYPSKLHRFLQKYEGGQRARDPETQEPAAAEEEEQQQHRC